A window of Streptomyces broussonetiae genomic DNA:
CCGGTACTCGTCGATCAGACCCAATGCGGCCGCTTCGGCGGCGAGGGTCGCGCCGCCGATCGCGATGTCGCCCTCGCCCTGCTCGGCCCGCAACCGCTCGATCTCCTCCGCCAGACCGCCGGAAGCCAGACGGGCATGGCCCTGCACCGCCGACAGAGTGGTGGAGAACACCACCTTTGGCAGCGGCTTCCAGAGCGCGGCCCACTCGAGCATGGAGTCGTCGAGCGATGGATCCTGATCGGCGGTCTCCCAGTACAGCATCGTCTCGTACAGCCGTCGTCCCAACAGGTGGACGCCGATCTCGCGGATCTCGTCGATCCAGAAGCGAAACACCTCGTCGTTGGGCGCCGTCCAGTCGAAGCCGCCGTCCGGCCCAACGATGTAGCCGTCGAGTGAGACGTTCATCGAATAGGTCACGCTGCGCATCAGAAGCCCTCCTCGGTAACGGGTTCGACAGTAGGACCGCCGAACGCCACAGGACTCATCGCGGCTAGGTCTAGAACTGATGATCAAGCCTGCAGCTCGCATCCCTCCGACGGGACGTGTCCAGTGCCGGCCATGGGCTGCGGCAGGCATTCGGGGCAGGGTCGCGTGCGGCCCGACTCTCCGAAACCCGCCTGACACAGCCTCGTCAGTGCGACAGCATGTCCGTTTATTGTACTGGCGAGTGAAAGGCAGTCCGCATGCCGCACCCTGCACCGCGACCGATTCCCGAGACGACCGACCTGCTCACCGCGGAACTGGTGGTGGACATGGCCGCCCCCGTGGCGCCGGCCATCTCGCCGGACGGTCGCCTGGTCGCGTACGGCGTGGTCGCGAACAACGGAAGGGACGGACGTCCGCACAGCTCTGTCTGGGTCGCCGCCACCGATGGCAGCGCAGCCCCGCGCAGGCTGACCGACGGCACGGCCCGCGACGCCGCCCCGAAGTGGGCGCCGGACTCGGCCTTTCTGTGTTTCACCTCCGACCGCGAGGAGCGGGGCACCGCTCAACTCCAGCGGATCCTTCCGGACGGCAGCGAGGACATCGCCAAGCCGGAGTCCATGACCAGGTGGCGCGGGGGCATCTGCGACCACTATCCGCTAGCCGACGGCCGCACCGTCGCGCTGCTCGCCGAGGACGAGCCCACCGCGGAGGACGAACGCCGGGCGGCCGAGGGTGACGACGCGAAGGTCTGGGGCCGGCACCTCCCGGTCAGCCGGCTGCGCCTGCTCGACCTGGCGACCGGCGTGGTCCGCACCGTGGACAGCCTCGGGGACCGCCATGTCGCGGAGGTGACCCAGCGTCCGGACGGCGGCCCGCTGGCCGTGCTGAGCTGGGCCACCCCCGAACTCGACCCCGGCGTCACGACGGCAAGACTGCATCTGGTCACCCCGGAGACGGGAGCCGTCCAGGACCTGGGCCCAGTCGGATTCGAGGCCCGGTCCCCGGTCTGGTGGAATCACCAGGGTGAATGGCATCTGGCCCACCTTGCGGTGACCCCTGGGCACTTGGTAGGCGCGCTCGCCGTGATCGACACGGTCCCGCCGGCGACCGGCCAGACCGTCGAACAGCGCAATCTCACGGTCGGCATGTCCGCCTGCCCCACCGAACTGGTGCAGGTTGCCGACGGGCCGCCGCTGGCGCTGTTCGCCGACGGGCTGGATACCGCGCTTTACCGGCTCGATCCGCAGTCTCTGCGGTTCCACCGATTGTCCCGCGCGCCCGGCACGCTCGCCGGGCTCACTGCGAGTCACTCCGGAGAGACCGTCGCTGTGCTGATGGGCACCGCGCGCGAGCCCAAGAACGTCCACGCGGGAGTCACGGGCGGGCCACTGCTCCGGCTCAGCGACACCAGTCCCGAACTGCGCAGGATCCGCTGGGGTGTCCAGGAACGGCTCAGCTACCAGGCGTCCGACGGACTCCAGCTGGACGGCCTGCTGGTCCTGCCTGCCGGCCGGACTCGGGACGAGGGTCCATTCCCGCTCGTCACCATGGTCCACGGCGGCCCTTACTTCCGCCATGCCGACGAGTTCACGCTCAATGCGGTCGACTGCGGCCAGTGGCTGGCGACCGCCGGATACGCGGTCTTCCTGCCCAATCCCCGGGGCGGGTCGGGCCACGGCCATGAATTCGCCGCCGTGGTGACGGGCGCGGTGGGCGGCGACGAGTGGACCGACGTCCTCGCCGGGATCGACCTGCTGGTCGCCGAGGGAGTCGCCGATCCCGAACGCTTGGGCATCTCCGGCTGGAGCCACGGCGGTTTCATGGCGGCCTGGGCCATCGGCCAAACCGAACGGTTCAAGGCCGCCATGATGGGCGCCGGCATCAGCGACTGGGGCATGCAGGCCGGGACCGGCGAGTGGGGAATCATGGACGCGGCGCTCGGCGGCAGCACCGGATGGAACGGGCCGGGACCGCACGTCCACGACCGGAACAGCCCGATCTCCTACGCGTCCAGAATCCGCACCCCGGTCCTGATCCTGCACGGCGAGGAGGACACCAACGTCCCACTCGGCCAAGCGGTCCACTTCCATCGCGCGCTGCGCCACTTCGGCGTCGAGCACGAGTTCGTCGTCTACCCCCGAGAGGGCCACGGGCTTCACGAGCGCGCCCATCAACTCGACGCCCTCCGGCGTATCCGCGCCTGGTATGACCGCTGGCTGTAGGCCCGTACCAGGGTGGGCATTGAGTCGTGATCAATGAGTGGCGAAAGCACGTTCTTTGATCCAGATCATCGATGCGCGTAAGTGGAGGCCGGCGAGGTAGTTGGCTGCTCCACG
This region includes:
- a CDS encoding dihydrofolate reductase family protein codes for the protein MRSVTYSMNVSLDGYIVGPDGGFDWTAPNDEVFRFWIDEIREIGVHLLGRRLYETMLYWETADQDPSLDDSMLEWAALWKPLPKVVFSTTLSAVQGHARLASGGLAEEIERLRAEQGEGDIAIGGATLAAEAAALGLIDEYRAMVHPVLVGGGIPFFPQHERRVDLELVETRTFSSRVVYLRHRVAR
- a CDS encoding S9 family peptidase, with the translated sequence MPHPAPRPIPETTDLLTAELVVDMAAPVAPAISPDGRLVAYGVVANNGRDGRPHSSVWVAATDGSAAPRRLTDGTARDAAPKWAPDSAFLCFTSDREERGTAQLQRILPDGSEDIAKPESMTRWRGGICDHYPLADGRTVALLAEDEPTAEDERRAAEGDDAKVWGRHLPVSRLRLLDLATGVVRTVDSLGDRHVAEVTQRPDGGPLAVLSWATPELDPGVTTARLHLVTPETGAVQDLGPVGFEARSPVWWNHQGEWHLAHLAVTPGHLVGALAVIDTVPPATGQTVEQRNLTVGMSACPTELVQVADGPPLALFADGLDTALYRLDPQSLRFHRLSRAPGTLAGLTASHSGETVAVLMGTAREPKNVHAGVTGGPLLRLSDTSPELRRIRWGVQERLSYQASDGLQLDGLLVLPAGRTRDEGPFPLVTMVHGGPYFRHADEFTLNAVDCGQWLATAGYAVFLPNPRGGSGHGHEFAAVVTGAVGGDEWTDVLAGIDLLVAEGVADPERLGISGWSHGGFMAAWAIGQTERFKAAMMGAGISDWGMQAGTGEWGIMDAALGGSTGWNGPGPHVHDRNSPISYASRIRTPVLILHGEEDTNVPLGQAVHFHRALRHFGVEHEFVVYPREGHGLHERAHQLDALRRIRAWYDRWL